The following coding sequences lie in one Haematobia irritans isolate KBUSLIRL chromosome 3, ASM5000362v1, whole genome shotgun sequence genomic window:
- the LOC142230840 gene encoding uncharacterized protein LOC142230840: protein MLFGSLLIHLTVFLLRRYIIHVNRSNVPDIPVTKADSSLLQESKPSADDILINIGEWKSTLGSVDLKQFTLTRASQIEPVKAPEIISRQYSFYFEELLDSISLSNVVYNMLQTTSTPLCGMMFIFSISYILLHLINEYSFMANNLDLAMIQNKVKHRDLFLKRSIFLMDIYFLINGANLSYDFFSSLPKNNLYTFGQMKHAMKLIIYKIVG, encoded by the exons ATGTTATTTGGATCTCTGCTAATACATTTGACGGTGTTCTTACTGAGGAGATATATAATACACGTCAATCGGTCCAATGTCCCCGATATCCCAGTTACTAAAGCAGATAGCAGCCTTTTACAAGAGAGTAAACCATCTGCAGATGATATATTAATAAACATCGGAGAATGGAAGAGTACATTGGGTAGTGTAGACCTGAAGCAATTCACCTTAACTAGGGCTTCGCAAATTGAACCAG TTAAAGCTCCCGAGATCATCTCACGTCAGTATTccttttattttgaagaactttTGGATTCCATATCATTATCGAATGTTGTTTACAATATGCTGCAGACAACATCAACTCCCTTATGTGGCATGATGTTCATCTTTTCCATATCCTACATCTTATTACACCTGATCAATGAATATAGTTTCATGGCAAACAATCTGGACTTGGCCATGATACAAAATAAGGTGAAACATCGAGATTTATTTCTGAAACGTTCAATATTTCTAATGGATATCTATTTTCTTATCAA tgggGCTAATCTGTCCTATGATTTCTTCAGTTCTCTGCCTAAGaataatttatatacatttgGTCAAATGAAGCATGCCATGAAActgattatttataaaattgtggGGTAA